One region of Thiomonas intermedia genomic DNA includes:
- a CDS encoding glycerophosphodiester phosphodiesterase family protein yields the protein MTDAHFDWRWFAHRGGGDAAPENTLAAFETGLKAGFRAFECDVKLSADGVLWLLHDDTLDRTTDARGLAAPWRWASLQMVDAGGWHSARFKGEPPPSLDEVLDFAARHDAWLNLEIKPNPDQDARTGDAVARRVAQWVADHPQAPRPLLSSFSLAALQAARTTLDDLNVELPLAYLVEVYEPQALTQALALRAEGLHTDWPQVTPEVIAAVHGKGLKLRAYTVNAAEAAKSLLADGLDGLFTDRLDLPARL from the coding sequence GGCGGCGGCGACGCCGCGCCCGAAAACACCCTGGCTGCGTTTGAAACCGGCCTGAAGGCGGGATTCCGCGCCTTTGAATGCGATGTCAAGCTGAGCGCCGACGGTGTGCTCTGGCTGTTGCACGACGACACGCTCGACCGCACCACCGACGCGCGCGGCCTGGCGGCGCCCTGGCGCTGGGCGTCGCTGCAGATGGTCGATGCCGGGGGGTGGCACAGCGCGCGCTTCAAGGGCGAACCGCCGCCCTCGCTCGACGAGGTGCTGGATTTCGCCGCGCGCCATGACGCATGGCTGAATCTCGAGATCAAACCCAACCCCGACCAGGATGCGCGTACCGGCGACGCCGTGGCCCGCCGCGTGGCGCAGTGGGTTGCGGATCATCCGCAGGCGCCCCGGCCTTTGCTGTCGTCGTTTTCGCTCGCCGCGCTGCAGGCGGCGCGCACGACGCTGGACGACCTGAATGTCGAGTTGCCCCTGGCCTATCTGGTCGAGGTTTACGAACCGCAGGCGCTGACGCAGGCGCTGGCCCTGCGCGCCGAGGGCCTGCATACCGATTGGCCGCAGGTGACGCCCGAGGTCATCGCCGCGGTGCATGGCAAGGGGCTGAAGCTGCGGGCCTACACCGTGAATGCCGCCGAGGCGGCGAAGTCGCTGCTGGCCGACGGGCTGGACGGCCTGTTCACCGACCGGCTGGATCTGCCCGCGCGTCTGTAG
- a CDS encoding DUF3149 domain-containing protein gives MGSAWQGLFGTDYGLFSLIGILFMLGMGVFFIWFFTRKIQQSTDEHARELRAGGGKPPSPNGHA, from the coding sequence ATGGGGTCAGCTTGGCAAGGCTTGTTCGGCACGGATTATGGATTGTTCAGCCTGATCGGCATTTTGTTCATGCTCGGCATGGGCGTCTTCTTCATCTGGTTCTTCACCCGCAAGATCCAGCAAAGTACCGATGAACACGCGCGCGAACTGCGCGCAGGCGGTGGCAAGCCGCCCTCTCCCAACGGCCACGCCTGA
- a CDS encoding TRAP transporter substrate-binding protein, with the protein MHRRQAVMGLGLAAAGLGLGSLARAQQPIVIKFSHVVAPNTPKGQAAEYFKKLAEERTKGRVKVEIYPNSQLYKDKEEMEALQLGSVQMLAPSLAKFGPLGVKEFELFDLPYIFDNYDELHKITQGPIGNGLLKKLESKGILGLAYWDNGFKDMSANKPLKNPADAKGLKMRIQSSKILDMEMRAIGAIPQVLAFSEVYQALQTGVVDGTENPPSNFYTQKFFEVQKAMTQTQHGYLGYAVIVNQKFWDGLPADIRKTLDQAMVEATEFANRVAKKDNDDATEAVRKSGKCEVIALTLAERLAWKKAMVPVYKQAESRVPKALMDEVFKATGFDPAKL; encoded by the coding sequence ATGCATCGTCGTCAGGCAGTCATGGGTTTGGGTTTGGCCGCAGCCGGCCTGGGGCTGGGTTCGCTCGCGCGGGCGCAGCAGCCCATCGTCATCAAGTTCAGTCATGTGGTGGCGCCCAATACGCCCAAGGGTCAGGCCGCCGAGTACTTCAAGAAGCTGGCCGAGGAACGCACCAAAGGCCGGGTGAAGGTCGAGATCTATCCCAACAGCCAGCTCTACAAAGACAAGGAAGAGATGGAGGCGCTGCAGCTCGGCTCGGTGCAGATGCTGGCGCCTTCGCTGGCCAAGTTCGGGCCTCTGGGCGTCAAGGAATTCGAGCTGTTCGATCTGCCCTACATCTTCGACAACTACGATGAGCTGCACAAGATCACGCAAGGCCCCATCGGAAACGGCCTGCTGAAAAAGCTCGAATCCAAGGGCATTCTCGGTCTGGCCTATTGGGACAACGGCTTCAAGGACATGAGCGCCAACAAGCCGCTGAAGAACCCGGCCGATGCCAAGGGCCTGAAGATGCGCATCCAGTCGAGCAAGATTCTCGACATGGAAATGCGGGCCATCGGCGCCATTCCGCAGGTCTTGGCTTTTTCGGAGGTCTATCAGGCGCTGCAGACCGGGGTGGTCGACGGCACCGAGAATCCGCCTTCCAACTTCTACACCCAAAAATTCTTCGAGGTGCAGAAGGCCATGACGCAGACCCAGCACGGCTATCTGGGTTACGCGGTCATCGTCAACCAGAAGTTCTGGGATGGCCTGCCGGCCGACATCCGCAAGACGCTCGATCAGGCCATGGTCGAGGCCACCGAGTTTGCCAACAGGGTGGCGAAGAAGGACAACGATGACGCCACCGAGGCGGTGCGCAAATCAGGCAAGTGTGAGGTCATCGCGCTCACGCTGGCTGAACGTCTGGCCTGGAAGAAGGCGATGGTGCCGGTCTACAAACAGGCCGAGTCGCGCGTGCCCAAGGCCTTGATGGATGAGGTGTTCAAGGCGACCGGTTTCGACCCCGCCAAGCTCTGA
- a CDS encoding TRAP transporter large permease yields the protein MNATIIFALLVALMLTGMPVSIALGLTVLTFLFAFSDVPIQAVALKLFTGIEKFEIMAIPFFILAGNFLTHGGVARRMILFATSMIGHWPGGLALAGVMACALFAAVSGSSPATVVAIGSILIPAMVKAGFPPRFGAGAITSSGALGILIPPSIVMVMYAVSTNSSIGALFMAGVVPGLILAAMLGATTWWRAWRGRYPRQPRASWAARGRALRESVWGLLLIVIVLGGIYTGLFTPTEAAAMSAVYAFIIAVFVYKDLKLSDVPRVLLASANMSAMLLYIITNAVLFSFLMTSEQVPQGIAQWLLDAGLGPVVFLLLVNLLLLVAGNVMEPSSIVLILAPILFPVAVHLGIDPIHFGIIMVVNMEIGMLTPPVGLNLYVASGIAKMGITELTLAVWPWLLTMLVFLGLVTYIPAISLVFPRWLGMVP from the coding sequence ATGAATGCCACGATCATTTTTGCGCTACTCGTGGCGTTGATGCTCACCGGCATGCCGGTGTCCATAGCGCTCGGGTTGACGGTGTTGACCTTTCTGTTCGCGTTCAGCGACGTGCCGATCCAGGCGGTGGCGCTCAAGCTGTTCACCGGCATCGAGAAGTTCGAGATCATGGCGATTCCGTTCTTCATCCTAGCCGGCAACTTCCTCACCCATGGCGGTGTGGCGCGGCGCATGATTTTGTTCGCCACCAGCATGATCGGCCACTGGCCCGGTGGATTGGCGCTGGCGGGGGTGATGGCCTGCGCGCTGTTTGCCGCGGTGTCGGGGTCGAGTCCGGCGACGGTGGTGGCCATCGGCTCGATTCTGATCCCGGCGATGGTCAAGGCGGGATTTCCGCCTCGCTTCGGCGCCGGGGCGATCACCTCTTCAGGTGCTCTGGGCATTCTCATTCCGCCGTCCATCGTGATGGTGATGTATGCGGTTTCGACCAATTCGTCGATCGGTGCCCTGTTCATGGCGGGGGTGGTGCCGGGGCTGATCCTTGCGGCCATGCTGGGGGCGACGACATGGTGGCGTGCCTGGCGTGGTCGCTATCCGCGTCAGCCCCGCGCGAGCTGGGCGGCGCGTGGGCGTGCGCTGCGCGAGAGTGTGTGGGGGCTGCTGCTCATCGTCATCGTGCTCGGGGGGATCTACACCGGGCTGTTCACGCCGACCGAGGCGGCAGCCATGAGCGCGGTCTACGCCTTCATCATCGCCGTGTTCGTCTACAAAGACCTCAAGCTCAGTGACGTGCCTCGGGTGCTTCTGGCTTCGGCCAATATGAGTGCGATGCTGCTCTACATCATCACCAACGCGGTGCTGTTCTCGTTTCTGATGACCTCCGAGCAGGTTCCGCAGGGCATTGCCCAGTGGCTGCTCGACGCTGGCTTGGGGCCGGTGGTGTTCTTGCTTCTGGTCAATCTGCTGCTGCTGGTGGCCGGGAATGTCATGGAGCCGTCGAGCATCGTGCTGATTCTCGCGCCCATTCTGTTTCCGGTGGCTGTGCACCTGGGTATCGATCCCATCCACTTCGGCATCATCATGGTGGTGAACATGGAAATCGGCATGCTCACGCCGCCGGTGGGACTCAATCTGTATGTCGCCAGCGGCATTGCCAAGATGGGCATCACCGAGCTGACTCTTGCCGTCTGGCCCTGGCTGCTGACCATGCTGGTATTTCTCGGCCTGGTCACCTACATCCCGGCAATCAGCCTGGTGTTTCCTCGCTGGCTGGGTATGGTGCCGTGA
- a CDS encoding TRAP transporter small permease, whose product MSVLALFNRLLDRLEEMLIALLMAVATLIIFVAVVHRYLAGLAIPGLQDWLLSINLSWAQELTIFMFVWMAKFGAAYGVRTGIHVGVDVMVNRLSPSRRKPVILFGLLAGALFTGVIAAFGANFVWHLSQTDQTTPDLEWPAWIVYLAIPLGSSLMCYRFLQVAWRFRRDGELPHHDPGQVEGLDEPLSNDPAGDGQHPRFPGEIAR is encoded by the coding sequence ATGTCTGTCCTTGCCCTGTTCAATCGCCTGCTCGATCGGCTGGAGGAAATGCTGATCGCGTTGCTCATGGCCGTCGCCACGCTGATCATCTTCGTCGCGGTGGTGCACCGCTACCTTGCCGGTCTGGCCATTCCCGGTCTGCAGGACTGGTTGCTGTCCATCAACCTGAGCTGGGCGCAGGAACTGACCATTTTCATGTTCGTGTGGATGGCCAAGTTTGGCGCGGCCTACGGCGTGCGCACCGGCATCCATGTGGGCGTGGATGTGATGGTCAACCGGCTGAGTCCGTCGCGGCGCAAGCCGGTGATTCTGTTCGGTCTGCTTGCCGGGGCGCTGTTCACCGGAGTGATCGCGGCTTTTGGCGCCAACTTCGTCTGGCATCTGAGCCAGACCGACCAGACCACGCCCGACCTGGAATGGCCCGCCTGGATCGTGTATCTGGCCATTCCGCTTGGTTCGTCGTTGATGTGCTACCGATTCTTGCAGGTGGCCTGGCGTTTTCGCCGCGACGGCGAACTGCCGCATCACGACCCGGGCCAGGTCGAAGGGCTGGATGAGCCGCTGTCCAACGATCCTGCGGGCGACGGCCAGCACCCACGCTTTCCCGGGGAGATCGCGCGATGA
- a CDS encoding 5'-methylthioadenosine/adenosylhomocysteine nucleosidase, with amino-acid sequence MNAPRTGIVSAIAQEQKGLIDALLDARCVRRGQRDYTLGTLWGREVVLVLCGIGKVAAAATTTSLIVEFGCDALLFTGVAGGLDGRVRVGDLVIAETLLQHDLDARPLYPQYEVPDTGRSRFDSDAALTARLHLAAEALFATGAPSLIESATREAFGLHAPRVHRGLIVSGDRFISTEAESDRLRQALPEALAVEMEGAAVAQVCHDYDVAFAVARTISDRADDTAHLDFGRFIEAVASPYSLALLAALWRVHE; translated from the coding sequence GTGAACGCCCCACGCACCGGCATCGTCAGTGCCATCGCGCAGGAACAGAAGGGTCTGATCGACGCGCTGCTGGACGCTCGTTGCGTGCGCCGCGGCCAACGCGACTACACCCTGGGCACGCTCTGGGGCCGCGAGGTGGTTCTGGTGTTGTGCGGCATCGGCAAGGTCGCGGCGGCCGCCACGACCACCAGTCTGATCGTCGAATTCGGCTGCGACGCCCTGCTGTTCACGGGCGTTGCGGGCGGCTTGGACGGGCGGGTGCGCGTGGGTGACCTCGTGATTGCCGAGACGCTGTTGCAGCACGACCTCGACGCCCGCCCTCTCTATCCGCAATACGAAGTGCCCGACACCGGGCGCAGCCGGTTCGACAGCGATGCTGCACTGACGGCTCGGCTGCACCTGGCAGCAGAGGCGCTGTTCGCCACTGGGGCGCCCTCGCTGATCGAGTCGGCCACGCGGGAAGCCTTCGGCCTGCACGCTCCCCGCGTGCACCGGGGCCTGATCGTCAGCGGCGATCGTTTCATCTCCACCGAAGCCGAAAGCGATCGCCTGCGCCAGGCCCTGCCCGAGGCGCTTGCGGTGGAAATGGAAGGCGCCGCCGTAGCCCAGGTCTGCCACGACTACGACGTGGCCTTTGCCGTGGCCCGCACCATCTCAGACCGCGCCGACGACACCGCCCATCTCGACTTCGGCCGGTTCATCGAGGCCGTCGCCAGCCCCTACAGCCTGGCCTTGCTGGCCGCGCTGTGGCGGGTGCATGAATAG